From a region of the Streptomyces sp. NBC_01454 genome:
- a CDS encoding alpha/beta fold hydrolase — translation MTTFVLIPGAACSSWHWRLPAAELRARGHEVVSVDLPCEDDTAGPAEYADAVVDAVAGRRRLTLVAHSFAGFTAPLVCARVPVDALVLLAAMVPLPGETPAEWWTATRHPDAGVRRAGRAAQRAGAGPVRGEVPESAVPGSAADPFFQDLPPALAAEAAVRWRPQSDTPATRPWPMTAWPPVPTHFLLCRQDRLLPAPFVRAMVAERLGVVPDEMPGGHFPMLSRPADLADRLERYGRTATT, via the coding sequence GTGACGACCTTTGTGCTGATCCCGGGCGCTGCCTGCAGCTCATGGCACTGGCGTCTGCCGGCCGCGGAACTGCGGGCCCGCGGCCACGAGGTGGTGAGCGTGGATCTGCCGTGCGAGGACGACACGGCCGGGCCGGCGGAGTACGCGGATGCGGTGGTCGACGCCGTCGCGGGGCGGCGCCGGCTGACGCTCGTGGCGCACTCGTTCGCCGGCTTCACCGCGCCCCTGGTCTGTGCCCGGGTGCCGGTGGACGCGCTGGTGTTGCTGGCCGCGATGGTGCCGCTGCCCGGGGAGACACCGGCCGAGTGGTGGACGGCGACGCGGCACCCGGACGCCGGGGTCCGACGGGCCGGGCGGGCCGCGCAGCGGGCGGGGGCCGGGCCGGTGCGGGGCGAGGTACCGGAGTCGGCGGTGCCGGGTTCCGCGGCGGATCCCTTCTTCCAGGATCTGCCGCCGGCGCTGGCGGCGGAGGCCGCGGTCCGCTGGCGCCCGCAGTCGGACACGCCCGCCACGCGGCCGTGGCCGATGACGGCCTGGCCGCCGGTGCCGACGCACTTCCTGTTGTGCCGTCAGGACCGTCTCCTCCCGGCGCCGTTCGTGCGCGCGATGGTGGCGGAGCGGCTGGGGGTGGTGCCCGACGAGATGCCGGGTGGGCACTTCCCGATGCTGTCCCGGCCGGCCGATCTCGCCGACCGGCTGGAACGTTACGGCCGCACCGCTACGACGTGA
- a CDS encoding SHOCT domain-containing protein: MSDQDYEQERQDGGSDAGPSATDPADDMSAKIAQLKKLTELKTQGVLTDAEFEAEKRKLLES; this comes from the coding sequence GTGAGTGACCAGGACTACGAGCAGGAGAGGCAGGACGGCGGATCCGATGCCGGGCCGTCCGCCACGGACCCCGCCGACGATATGAGCGCCAAGATCGCGCAGCTCAAGAAGCTGACCGAGCTCAAGACTCAGGGAGTGCTCACCGACGCCGAATTCGAGGCGGAGAAGCGCAAGCTCCTGGAGTCCTGA
- a CDS encoding DUF7144 family membrane protein, whose protein sequence is MTKRKAVTGWTMFAAVLLVFGGAMTILAGISAIANDRIFFTTRDYVFTFDVIGWGWAHLILGIVILLAGLSLFKGATWARIVGVILAGLGAVANFLWIPHYPLWALTLLAIDIVIIWALCAGDRRSLT, encoded by the coding sequence ATGACCAAAAGGAAAGCCGTCACCGGGTGGACGATGTTTGCCGCGGTGCTTCTGGTATTCGGTGGCGCCATGACGATTCTCGCGGGCATTTCCGCCATCGCCAACGACCGGATCTTCTTCACCACCCGGGACTATGTGTTCACCTTTGATGTCATCGGCTGGGGATGGGCCCATCTGATCCTGGGAATCGTCATCCTGCTGGCCGGCCTCTCGCTCTTCAAGGGGGCGACCTGGGCCCGCATCGTCGGTGTGATCCTGGCGGGCCTCGGCGCGGTCGCGAATTTCCTCTGGATTCCGCACTATCCGCTCTGGGCCCTGACCCTCCTGGCCATCGACATCGTCATCATCTGGGCGCTGTGCGCGGGTGACCGACGCTCCCTCACCTGA
- a CDS encoding DUF2238 domain-containing protein translates to MKAKKAKKAKKAMKAMAVPRMLPPVLAAAVLLALALSGLSPHDRPTWLMETCWVIVGLPLLVVFRRRFPLSPLLCCLLAGHALILIVGGYYTYSEVPLGHWLQEALGLSRNPYDRIGHLAQGFVPAILVREILVRTSPLRDSAWLAPLTVCACLAFSAFFELIEWWAALVRGAAADAFLATQGDRWDTQWDMACALLGAIVSLLLLSRLHDRQLARQHGVVRAATA, encoded by the coding sequence ATGAAGGCCAAGAAGGCCAAGAAGGCCAAGAAGGCCATGAAGGCCATGGCTGTTCCCCGCATGCTGCCGCCGGTGCTGGCCGCGGCCGTGCTCCTCGCCCTGGCGCTGTCGGGCCTCAGCCCGCACGACCGTCCCACCTGGCTGATGGAGACCTGCTGGGTGATCGTCGGCCTGCCGCTGCTGGTCGTGTTCCGGCGGCGCTTTCCGCTCAGCCCGCTGCTGTGCTGTCTGCTGGCCGGGCACGCGCTGATCCTGATCGTCGGCGGCTACTACACCTACTCCGAGGTCCCGCTGGGCCACTGGCTGCAGGAGGCGCTCGGCCTCTCCCGCAACCCGTACGACCGCATCGGGCACCTGGCCCAGGGCTTCGTACCGGCGATCCTGGTCCGCGAGATCCTGGTCCGCACCTCTCCCTTGCGCGACAGCGCCTGGCTGGCGCCACTGACCGTCTGCGCCTGCCTGGCGTTCAGCGCGTTCTTCGAGCTGATCGAGTGGTGGGCGGCGCTGGTGCGCGGGGCCGCGGCCGATGCCTTCCTCGCCACGCAGGGGGACCGCTGGGACACCCAGTGGGACATGGCCTGCGCCCTCCTCGGGGCGATCGTCTCGCTCCTGCTGCTCAGCCGTCTCCACGACCGTCAGCTCGCCCGGCAGCACGGCGTGGTGCGGGCGGCGACCGCCTGA
- the gntA gene encoding guanitoxin biosynthesis heme-dependent pre-guanitoxin N-hydroxylase GntA: protein MTVDAIATPAATAATAEVAQFLLGDSFACLAGRSAWRQGGITHRHYTWFGDDTAAEQMAADLEAYVAAVDWAAKPFTSFVATFSGPLQLTETEFEQVLWQHLQAVHDHDSRLHTWAEGYDPDPSSGAFAYSVAGHPFFVIGLHETHRRIGRRPPFPMLAFNSHAQFNRIKAAGLWDRLQEKIRKQDIELQGDINPNLLEYEKLSEARRYSGRPKPADWACPFSARV, encoded by the coding sequence ATGACGGTTGACGCCATCGCCACTCCGGCTGCCACCGCCGCCACCGCCGAAGTCGCGCAGTTCCTGCTCGGCGATTCCTTTGCCTGTCTCGCCGGCCGTTCGGCCTGGCGGCAGGGGGGCATCACGCACCGCCATTACACCTGGTTCGGGGATGACACGGCGGCCGAGCAGATGGCGGCCGATCTGGAAGCGTATGTCGCGGCGGTGGACTGGGCCGCCAAGCCCTTCACCAGCTTCGTGGCCACCTTCTCGGGCCCGTTGCAGCTGACGGAGACCGAGTTCGAGCAGGTGCTGTGGCAGCACCTCCAGGCGGTGCACGACCATGACAGCCGTCTGCACACCTGGGCCGAGGGCTACGACCCCGACCCGTCGTCGGGCGCCTTCGCCTACAGCGTCGCCGGGCACCCGTTCTTCGTGATCGGGCTGCACGAGACCCACCGCCGCATCGGCCGCCGCCCGCCCTTCCCGATGCTGGCCTTCAACTCGCACGCCCAGTTCAACCGCATCAAGGCCGCCGGCCTCTGGGACCGGCTGCAGGAGAAGATACGCAAGCAGGACATCGAGCTGCAGGGCGACATCAACCCCAATCTGCTGGAGTACGAGAAGCTCTCCGAGGCCCGTCGCTACTCGGGCCGTCCCAAGCCGGCCGACTGGGCGTGCCCGTTCTCCGCCCGGGTCTGA
- a CDS encoding ferredoxin: MHIVVDLNRCQGYAQCAFLAPGVFTMHGEESLLYTPVAPEDQRARVRRAVAACPVQAILVGEEAGAGAR, translated from the coding sequence ATGCATATCGTCGTCGATCTCAATCGGTGTCAGGGCTATGCGCAGTGCGCGTTCCTCGCCCCCGGCGTGTTCACGATGCACGGCGAGGAGAGCCTGCTGTACACCCCGGTCGCTCCGGAGGACCAGCGCGCACGCGTGCGGCGTGCGGTGGCCGCCTGTCCGGTCCAGGCGATCCTCGTGGGCGAGGAGGCGGGCGCCGGTGCTCGGTGA